One stretch of Thalassovita sp. DNA includes these proteins:
- a CDS encoding glycosyltransferase family 4 protein, with product MCAALTPSGTSDRLRVLVIAEAANPEWVSVPLVGWSLANALRSECDVHIVTQVRNREAFLRAGLVEGQDFTAIDTETVARGIYRLGEALRMGEGKGWTMVTALSSRLAYPVFERKVWRQFGSQIRAGAYDIVHRVTPLTPTANSLLAAKCKAAAVPFVMGPLNGGVPWPKGFERERRAEREWLSYVRGAYKLSGARRRMLNAASAIIAGSRFTAGDMPAQHQSKVTLVPENGIDPTRFDLQGNLPPRGATCPLRGCFVGRLVPYKGPDMLIEAAEPFLRDGTLVLDIIGDGPMLAGLKAQAADLGVDGAITFHGWVAHADVQSILGRADMLTFPSVREFGGGVVLEAMALGVVPVICDYAGPSELVDEATGIKVAMGSRADVVAGFRAALARVLSDPEMLAPMAAAARAKVKTHYTWAAKAKHIKDIYHWVLKRDGQIPRPAPLDTALWHPQET from the coding sequence ATGTGTGCGGCGCTCACCCCTTCTGGAACGTCTGACCGTCTCCGCGTGCTTGTCATCGCGGAAGCGGCCAATCCTGAATGGGTGAGTGTACCTTTGGTCGGCTGGTCCCTTGCCAATGCTCTGCGCAGCGAATGTGACGTGCATATCGTCACACAGGTGCGCAACCGTGAGGCCTTCCTGCGGGCAGGTCTGGTGGAAGGGCAGGATTTCACCGCCATCGACACGGAAACGGTGGCGCGTGGCATCTACCGTCTGGGCGAAGCGCTGCGGATGGGCGAAGGCAAAGGCTGGACAATGGTCACAGCGCTGTCGTCCCGTCTGGCCTACCCGGTGTTTGAGCGCAAAGTCTGGCGCCAGTTCGGATCGCAGATCCGGGCCGGGGCCTATGACATCGTGCATCGGGTGACCCCATTGACCCCAACCGCCAACAGTCTGTTGGCGGCCAAGTGCAAAGCGGCGGCTGTGCCTTTTGTCATGGGGCCGCTGAACGGCGGTGTGCCTTGGCCAAAAGGCTTTGAGCGCGAACGCCGGGCCGAACGCGAATGGCTGTCCTATGTGCGGGGTGCTTACAAGCTCTCCGGTGCGCGGCGGCGGATGCTGAATGCGGCCTCGGCGATCATTGCGGGCTCTCGCTTCACGGCGGGTGACATGCCTGCACAGCATCAAAGCAAGGTGACCTTGGTGCCGGAAAACGGCATTGATCCCACCCGGTTTGATCTGCAAGGTAATTTGCCACCACGGGGGGCAACATGCCCGCTGCGCGGCTGTTTTGTCGGGCGTCTGGTGCCCTACAAGGGGCCGGATATGCTGATCGAGGCGGCTGAGCCCTTTCTGCGTGATGGCACGCTCGTCTTGGACATCATCGGCGATGGTCCGATGTTGGCGGGGCTCAAAGCGCAAGCCGCAGATCTGGGCGTTGACGGGGCGATCACCTTCCATGGCTGGGTCGCACATGCAGATGTGCAGTCCATCCTTGGCCGCGCCGATATGCTGACCTTCCCCTCTGTGCGGGAGTTTGGCGGCGGCGTGGTGCTGGAAGCGATGGCGCTGGGCGTGGTTCCGGTGATCTGTGACTACGCAGGTCCTTCGGAGCTGGTGGATGAGGCAACGGGTATCAAGGTGGCGATGGGATCGCGCGCTGATGTGGTGGCGGGGTTCCGCGCTGCATTGGCCCGGGTTCTGTCAGACCCTGAGATGTTGGCGCCGATGGCGGCAGCGGCGCGGGCAAAGGTCAAAACGCATTACACATGGGCCGCCAAGGCCAAACACATCAAAGACATCTATCATTGGGTGCTGAAACGGGACGGGCAAATCCCACGTCCCGCGCCGCTGGACACAGCGCTGTGGCATCCGCAAGAAACATGA
- a CDS encoding sulfite exporter TauE/SafE family protein, with protein MLDILLILAAGFGAGIINALAGGGTFLTFPALVMIGIPPVAANATSAVAVFPGYLSAALGFKREIGELPRAALLRACVVTLIGGLIGGLLLLVSSNEVFAVLVPFLLLAATLAFAFQAQIQNWMRGTALKATPYGTFGLMAVSIYGGYFNGGLGIVLLALFALWGMESLNQMNGLKNALSFVISAISVATFAVAGIVHWNEALIMAVAAIAGGFAGAHLAKILPKAVVRGFIILIGMGMSAVFFARI; from the coding sequence ATGCTTGATATTCTTCTGATCCTCGCAGCCGGTTTTGGGGCTGGCATCATCAACGCGCTTGCAGGTGGCGGCACCTTTTTGACCTTCCCTGCCTTAGTGATGATTGGCATTCCGCCGGTGGCGGCCAATGCGACCAGCGCGGTTGCGGTCTTCCCCGGATACTTGTCGGCGGCGCTGGGCTTCAAACGTGAGATTGGAGAATTGCCACGGGCGGCCTTGTTGCGCGCCTGTGTGGTGACCTTGATTGGCGGGCTGATCGGGGGGCTGTTGTTGCTGGTTTCCTCTAATGAGGTTTTTGCGGTTCTGGTGCCTTTCCTGTTGCTGGCGGCCACGCTGGCCTTTGCCTTTCAGGCGCAGATCCAGAACTGGATGCGCGGCACCGCGCTGAAGGCCACGCCTTACGGCACCTTTGGCCTGATGGCGGTGTCGATCTATGGCGGCTATTTCAACGGGGGTCTGGGGATTGTCCTACTGGCACTGTTTGCGCTCTGGGGGATGGAGAGCCTCAATCAGATGAACGGGCTGAAAAACGCCCTGTCCTTTGTGATCTCGGCAATTTCGGTGGCGACCTTTGCGGTGGCGGGCATCGTGCATTGGAATGAGGCGCTGATCATGGCGGTGGCGGCTATCGCGGGGGGATTCGCCGGCGCCCATCTGGCCAAGATCCTGCCCAAAGCGGTGGTGCGCGGCTTTATCATCCTGATCGGTATGGGCATGTCAGCGGTGTTTTTCGCCCGAATTTGA
- the leuC gene encoding 3-isopropylmalate dehydratase large subunit translates to MTAPKTLYDKIWDAHVAHEAEDGTCLLYIDRHLVHEVTSPQAFEGLRMAGRKVHAPDKTIAVPDHNVPTTAGREDPAQMTEESRIQVSALDKNAKEFGVHYYPVSDVRQGIVHIVGPENGWTLPGMTVVCGDSHTATHGAFGSLAHGIGTSEVEHVLATQTLIQKKSKNMKVEITGKLKPGVTAKDITLAVIGETGTGGGTGYVIEYCGEAIRDLSMEGRMTVCNMAIEGGARAGLIAPDETTFEYCKGRAHAPKGAAWEQALEYWKTLFTDEGAHFDKVVTLRGEDIEPVVTWGTSPEDVLPITGVVPAPEDFEGGKIEAARRSIEYMGLTPGQKLSDIEIDTVFIGSCTNGRIEDLRAVAEVVKGKKIKEGMRAMIVPGSGLVRAQAEEEGLAEIFEEAGFEWRLAGCSMCLAMNPDQLSENERCASTSNRNFEGRQGYKGRTHLVSPGMAAAAALTGKLTDVRELM, encoded by the coding sequence ATGACCGCCCCGAAGACACTCTATGATAAAATCTGGGACGCCCATGTCGCGCATGAAGCCGAAGACGGGACGTGCCTGCTTTATATCGACCGCCACCTTGTACACGAAGTGACCTCACCGCAGGCCTTCGAAGGGCTGCGCATGGCGGGCCGCAAGGTACACGCGCCGGACAAAACCATTGCCGTGCCGGACCACAACGTGCCGACCACGGCCGGCCGTGAAGATCCCGCGCAGATGACCGAGGAAAGCCGCATTCAGGTTTCCGCACTGGATAAGAACGCCAAAGAGTTTGGTGTGCATTACTATCCGGTGTCTGACGTGCGTCAGGGCATCGTGCACATTGTTGGCCCGGAAAACGGCTGGACCCTGCCGGGCATGACCGTTGTGTGCGGCGACAGCCACACCGCGACCCATGGCGCGTTCGGCTCACTGGCCCACGGCATTGGTACGTCGGAAGTGGAACACGTTCTGGCCACCCAGACGCTGATCCAGAAGAAGTCCAAAAACATGAAGGTGGAAATCACTGGCAAACTGAAGCCGGGTGTGACCGCCAAGGACATCACCCTGGCCGTGATCGGGGAAACCGGCACCGGCGGCGGCACTGGCTATGTGATCGAATATTGTGGTGAAGCGATCCGCGATCTGTCGATGGAAGGCCGCATGACCGTCTGCAACATGGCCATCGAAGGTGGCGCACGTGCAGGTCTGATCGCCCCTGATGAGACCACCTTTGAATACTGCAAGGGCCGTGCCCACGCGCCGAAAGGTGCCGCTTGGGAACAGGCGTTGGAGTATTGGAAGACCCTCTTCACCGACGAAGGTGCGCATTTCGACAAGGTTGTCACCCTGCGTGGCGAAGACATCGAACCGGTTGTGACCTGGGGCACCAGCCCTGAAGACGTTCTGCCGATCACCGGTGTTGTCCCGGCGCCGGAAGACTTCGAAGGCGGCAAGATTGAAGCGGCCCGTCGCTCGATCGAATACATGGGCCTCACCCCCGGTCAGAAACTCTCGGACATTGAGATCGACACCGTGTTCATCGGGTCCTGCACCAACGGCCGGATCGAAGATCTGCGCGCTGTGGCCGAAGTGGTCAAAGGCAAAAAGATCAAAGAAGGCATGCGTGCCATGATCGTTCCGGGCTCAGGCCTGGTGCGGGCACAGGCCGAAGAAGAAGGTCTGGCCGAAATCTTTGAAGAGGCCGGTTTTGAATGGCGTCTGGCGGGATGCTCGATGTGTCTGGCAATGAACCCCGATCAGCTGTCCGAGAATGAGCGCTGCGCGTCCACCTCGAACCGCAACTTCGAGGGGCGTCAAGGCTATAAGGGCCGTACCCACCTGGTAAGCCCCGGTATGGCTGCTGCGGCAGCGTTGACCGGCAAGCTGACCGATGTACGTGAGCTGATGTAA
- a CDS encoding murein hydrolase activator EnvC family protein: protein MNAVAAETSPAALAEAAAARLDQAGQTLAAAEKARDRVKALTETLRAFEDGLEAMREGLRRVSLREAQLTRELDARETEISQLLGVLQSIAATPDPVLAMHPDGPTDTARSGMLLADVTPALTDQAQALRSKLQEVAVLRSLQQSAVDTLAQGLDGVQQARTDLSQAISDRTNLPKRFTEDPLKTALLVASAETLAGFASGLSEIAEGEAPGSLPDISHRKGKLPLPVQGTILRRAGEADAAGITRPGLILATRPRALVTTPTAATLRYLGPLLDYGNVVILEPQAGLLLVLAGLDVVYGSAGQVLPSGSPIGLMGGEEAEIGTILSQAGEGAGTEASETLYIEVRENNAPVDPVAWFATGKDK from the coding sequence ATGAACGCAGTGGCGGCTGAAACCTCGCCCGCGGCCCTGGCCGAAGCCGCAGCTGCACGGCTGGATCAGGCAGGGCAGACGCTGGCCGCGGCGGAGAAAGCACGGGATCGGGTCAAAGCGCTGACCGAAACCCTGCGCGCCTTTGAGGACGGGCTGGAAGCGATGCGCGAAGGATTGCGCCGGGTCTCCCTACGGGAGGCGCAGCTGACCCGCGAACTAGACGCGCGGGAAACCGAGATTTCGCAGCTCCTGGGGGTTTTGCAATCTATCGCCGCCACACCAGATCCGGTGCTGGCAATGCACCCCGACGGGCCAACAGATACCGCGCGCTCAGGCATGTTGCTGGCAGACGTCACCCCGGCGCTGACCGATCAGGCCCAGGCGCTGCGCAGCAAACTGCAGGAAGTGGCGGTTCTGCGCAGTCTGCAACAAAGCGCGGTCGATACGCTGGCGCAGGGATTGGACGGCGTGCAACAGGCCCGCACCGACCTCAGCCAGGCTATTTCTGATCGCACCAACCTGCCCAAACGCTTTACCGAAGATCCGCTGAAAACCGCCCTTTTGGTGGCCTCGGCAGAAACATTGGCGGGTTTTGCGTCGGGCCTTAGTGAGATTGCTGAAGGCGAAGCACCGGGATCCCTGCCCGACATCAGCCATCGCAAAGGCAAGCTGCCGCTGCCAGTGCAGGGCACGATCCTGCGCCGCGCCGGTGAGGCAGACGCGGCCGGGATCACCCGTCCCGGCCTGATCCTGGCGACTCGCCCACGTGCGCTGGTGACAACCCCAACCGCCGCCACGCTGCGCTACCTTGGCCCGCTGCTGGACTATGGCAATGTGGTCATTCTGGAACCACAGGCTGGCCTATTGCTGGTGCTGGCAGGGTTGGATGTGGTCTATGGCAGCGCCGGTCAGGTGCTGCCCTCGGGCAGCCCGATCGGCCTTATGGGCGGCGAAGAAGCAGAAATTGGCACGATTCTGTCACAGGCTGGTGAGGGGGCTGGAACTGAGGCCTCAGAAACGCTCTATATAGAGGTGAGAGAAAACAACGCCCCGGTGGATCCGGTCGCGTGGTTCGCAACGGGGAAGGATAAGTAA
- a CDS encoding mechanosensitive ion channel family protein translates to MDEESSTTLDQTAEAAADAAPAAAQEMAQDVALGLASDFERFLTGLLRPWNAYQVAIALGLVLATYLLTRVLGPRLHDWMRTLTGWPTWRMRILVILHKRLNLILFAALIWPTVWIMREVTWPSRSYMLAIIAQLALAWLVIAFLTRLIGNKFLRSVVRYTGWIWVTLSILNLTDEAQALLQSAAVDFGDLQLSLWTVVQGIAVVGVLIAAARFLARVSTDRIRRNAEISPSMQVLLVKVLQLALYSAALFVGLKAVGVDLTGLAFLSGAIGVGLGFGLQKVVSNLVSGVIILLDKSIKPGDVISLGSTFGWIEALGARYVSVVTRDGKEYLIPNEDLITGQVVNWSHSNDYVRLDIHFGTAYHDDPHQVRRIAIAAALSVDRVLEKKPPVCHIIGFGDSSVDYVLRFWIEDPTGGLTNIRGNVYLALWDAFQEHRISIPFPQREVTMLPPNLPADSD, encoded by the coding sequence ATGGACGAAGAGAGCAGCACAACTTTAGACCAAACCGCTGAAGCCGCCGCTGACGCCGCGCCCGCTGCTGCGCAGGAGATGGCACAGGATGTGGCGTTAGGGCTAGCATCGGACTTCGAACGGTTTCTCACCGGGCTGTTGCGGCCCTGGAACGCCTATCAAGTGGCGATTGCCCTGGGGCTGGTTCTGGCGACCTACTTGCTGACACGTGTTCTGGGCCCACGGCTGCATGACTGGATGCGCACCCTCACCGGCTGGCCCACCTGGCGGATGCGCATTCTGGTGATCCTGCACAAACGGCTGAACCTTATCCTGTTTGCCGCACTCATCTGGCCAACCGTCTGGATCATGCGCGAAGTCACCTGGCCCAGCCGCAGCTACATGCTGGCGATCATTGCGCAGCTGGCGCTGGCCTGGCTGGTCATTGCCTTCCTGACCCGGCTGATCGGCAACAAATTCCTGCGCTCCGTGGTGCGATATACCGGCTGGATCTGGGTCACCCTCTCGATTCTGAACCTCACCGACGAAGCGCAGGCCCTGCTGCAAAGCGCTGCCGTCGATTTTGGCGACCTACAGCTGTCGCTTTGGACAGTGGTGCAGGGCATCGCCGTGGTTGGGGTGCTGATCGCAGCGGCACGGTTTCTGGCTCGGGTCTCCACGGACCGGATCCGCCGCAACGCTGAGATTTCCCCCTCAATGCAGGTGCTGCTGGTCAAGGTTCTGCAACTGGCGCTGTACTCCGCCGCGCTTTTTGTCGGGCTGAAGGCGGTTGGCGTCGATCTCACCGGGCTTGCCTTCCTTTCGGGTGCCATTGGTGTCGGCCTTGGTTTTGGCCTGCAAAAGGTGGTCTCAAACCTCGTCAGCGGCGTGATCATCCTGCTGGACAAGTCAATCAAACCCGGCGACGTGATCTCACTCGGGTCCACCTTCGGCTGGATCGAAGCCCTTGGCGCGCGCTATGTCAGCGTGGTCACCCGGGACGGCAAGGAATACCTCATCCCCAATGAGGATCTGATCACCGGACAGGTGGTCAACTGGTCCCATTCCAACGACTATGTGCGGCTGGATATCCATTTTGGCACCGCCTATCACGATGACCCGCATCAGGTGCGCCGCATCGCCATTGCAGCGGCGCTCAGCGTGGATCGCGTGCTGGAAAAGAAGCCCCCGGTTTGCCACATCATCGGCTTTGGCGACAGTTCGGTGGATTACGTGCTGCGGTTCTGGATCGAAGATCCAACCGGCGGGCTGACCAACATCCGCGGCAATGTCTATCTGGCGCTTTGGGATGCCTTCCAGGAACATCGCATTTCCATCCCCTTCCCACAGCGCGAGGTGACCATGCTGCCGCCAAACCTGCCCGCTGATTCCGACTGA
- the rsfS gene encoding ribosome silencing factor encodes MSQSAKDVTSEELLAHILSTLEDEKAEDIEQIDLRGKTSIGDYMVVCSGRSSRQVSAISEKLVDRLKQDLGRASRVEGKATGDWVLIDTGDIIVHVFRPEVREFYQMEKMWRDGISPDKPQG; translated from the coding sequence ATGAGCCAATCCGCCAAAGATGTCACCAGCGAAGAGTTGCTGGCACACATCCTTTCCACTCTCGAAGATGAAAAGGCCGAGGATATCGAGCAGATCGACCTGCGCGGGAAAACCTCGATCGGCGATTATATGGTGGTCTGTTCCGGCCGCTCGTCGCGTCAGGTTTCGGCCATCTCAGAAAAACTGGTGGACCGTCTGAAACAGGATCTGGGCCGTGCGTCCCGTGTGGAAGGCAAGGCGACCGGTGACTGGGTGCTGATCGACACCGGCGACATCATCGTGCATGTCTTCCGCCCCGAAGTGCGCGAATTCTATCAGATGGAAAAAATGTGGCGGGACGGCATTTCGCCCGACAAACCGCAGGGCTAA
- the gpmI gene encoding 2,3-bisphosphoglycerate-independent phosphoglycerate mutase has translation MTHPKPVVLCILDGWGKRAENGANAPALANTPGFDRIMATCPSAELITHGPDVGLPRGQMGNSEVGHTNIGAGRVVAMDLGQIDLSIEEGTFQTEAALVNFIETLKTSGGTAHLMGLVSDGGVHGHLTHIIAAVKAVTDAGVPVALHAVTDGRDVAPKSALTYLAQLEAALPDNARIATVTGRYYAMDRDNRWERVSTAYAAMVQGQGAAATSAEEAVETSYSKDASDEFVAATVIGDCAGAKDGDGFFCLNFRADRAREILRAIGEQDFAEFDVSPRPDWAALLGMVEYSEGHNAYLSTVFPPRNIVNTLGAWVAKQGKRQFRLAETEKYPHVTFFLNGGKEDPEVGEDRYMAPSPKVATYDLQPEMSAPEVTENFVRAIEEGYDLIVTNYANPDMVGHTGDLDAAIKACEAVDQGLVAVMAALEKAGGAMIVTADHGNCETMVDPETGGPHTAHTVNPVPVALVGGPAGATLRNGRLADLAPTLLALMGLPQPEEMTGRSLLQE, from the coding sequence ATGACTCATCCAAAACCCGTTGTTTTGTGCATCCTTGATGGCTGGGGCAAACGTGCGGAAAACGGGGCCAATGCGCCCGCATTGGCAAACACCCCCGGTTTTGATCGGATCATGGCCACCTGCCCCTCGGCAGAGCTGATCACCCACGGTCCCGACGTTGGGTTGCCGCGCGGTCAGATGGGCAACTCCGAGGTGGGTCACACCAATATCGGCGCGGGCCGGGTGGTGGCAATGGACCTTGGGCAAATTGACCTGTCGATTGAAGAGGGCACCTTCCAGACCGAAGCGGCCCTTGTCAATTTCATTGAGACACTGAAGACCTCAGGCGGCACCGCGCATTTGATGGGCCTGGTCTCGGACGGTGGGGTGCATGGTCACCTGACCCATATCATCGCAGCGGTGAAAGCCGTGACAGATGCCGGTGTTCCGGTCGCCCTGCACGCCGTCACGGACGGGCGCGATGTGGCACCGAAATCCGCCCTGACCTATCTGGCTCAGCTGGAGGCAGCCCTGCCCGACAACGCCCGGATCGCCACCGTCACCGGCCGCTACTACGCGATGGATCGCGACAACCGCTGGGAACGGGTGTCCACCGCCTATGCTGCGATGGTTCAGGGCCAAGGCGCCGCTGCGACCTCCGCCGAAGAAGCAGTTGAGACCTCCTACAGCAAAGACGCCAGTGATGAATTTGTGGCTGCGACGGTCATCGGCGATTGCGCCGGCGCCAAAGACGGCGACGGTTTCTTCTGCCTCAATTTCCGCGCAGACCGCGCCCGTGAGATCCTGCGCGCCATCGGCGAACAGGATTTCGCAGAATTTGACGTCAGCCCGCGCCCGGATTGGGCAGCGCTCCTGGGGATGGTGGAATATTCCGAAGGCCACAACGCCTACCTCTCCACCGTGTTTCCCCCGCGCAATATCGTGAACACGCTGGGCGCCTGGGTTGCGAAACAGGGCAAACGTCAGTTCCGTCTGGCCGAGACCGAGAAATACCCCCATGTCACCTTCTTCCTGAACGGTGGCAAAGAGGATCCTGAGGTTGGCGAAGACCGCTATATGGCGCCCTCGCCCAAGGTCGCCACCTATGACCTGCAGCCCGAAATGAGCGCCCCGGAGGTGACCGAAAACTTCGTCCGCGCTATCGAAGAAGGCTATGACCTGATCGTCACCAACTACGCCAACCCCGATATGGTGGGGCACACCGGCGATCTGGACGCGGCGATCAAGGCCTGCGAAGCCGTGGATCAGGGGCTGGTCGCGGTGATGGCGGCGCTGGAAAAAGCAGGTGGCGCGATGATTGTGACCGCAGACCATGGCAATTGCGAAACCATGGTGGATCCCGAAACCGGTGGCCCGCACACCGCGCATACCGTGAACCCGGTGCCCGTGGCGCTGGTTGGCGGCCCCGCCGGCGCGACCCTGCGCAACGGACGCTTGGCCGATCTGGCACCGACGTTGCTGGCGCTGATGGGCCTGCCGCAACCCGAAGAGATGACCGGCCGGAGCCTGCTGCAGGAATGA
- a CDS encoding DUF2975 domain-containing protein, whose protein sequence is MTTRNLSLLLLWGCRLAIAGLLVTMLIGAWVSFQNPEVLVLARGDVPIMGDLSLWAWLGSVVVAAAVMAVAIYVLLQAHQLFDIYRAGDLLSAAAATRISRIGKGTLLLAIASVLAHPVLTVLLTSANPVGQRAVSVALSSNDASLLLLAGLLTVIGRALREAAAVAAENKAFV, encoded by the coding sequence ATGACAACGCGAAATCTCTCCTTGCTGCTTCTCTGGGGCTGTCGTTTGGCCATTGCGGGTTTGCTGGTCACGATGCTGATCGGCGCCTGGGTTAGTTTTCAAAACCCTGAGGTGTTGGTTTTGGCGCGGGGGGATGTGCCTATTATGGGGGATTTGTCGCTTTGGGCTTGGCTGGGTAGTGTTGTGGTGGCGGCTGCGGTTATGGCGGTGGCGATCTACGTGCTACTGCAGGCGCATCAGCTGTTTGACATTTACCGCGCTGGCGATCTGCTGAGCGCCGCCGCGGCCACGCGAATTTCGCGGATTGGCAAGGGGACTCTGTTGCTGGCGATTGCCTCGGTCCTTGCTCATCCGGTTCTGACGGTGCTTTTGACCTCGGCCAACCCGGTGGGCCAAAGGGCGGTCTCTGTGGCGCTGTCCAGCAACGATGCGAGTCTTCTTTTGCTGGCGGGATTGCTGACCGTAATCGGCCGCGCCTTGCGGGAAGCCGCGGCGGTTGCGGCCGAAAACAAGGCCTTTGTCTGA
- the rlmH gene encoding 23S rRNA (pseudouridine(1915)-N(3))-methyltransferase RlmH, whose product MRVHICAVGRLRTGPEKALIDDYTQRFDRTGRAHGLGPLTFHEVEDKKGGGMAAEAALLERVIPKGALLCVMDERGKVMSSPQFSDKLGEWRDNGRQDLAIVIGGADGIDPSLRAKADFAISFGKMVWPHMLVRVMLSEQLYRAASIQAGSPYHRV is encoded by the coding sequence ATGCGGGTTCATATCTGCGCCGTGGGCCGGTTGCGCACCGGCCCTGAAAAGGCGCTTATTGACGATTACACCCAACGTTTTGACCGCACCGGACGGGCCCATGGCCTGGGCCCCCTCACCTTTCATGAGGTTGAGGATAAGAAGGGCGGCGGCATGGCGGCGGAGGCCGCGCTGCTGGAGCGTGTGATCCCCAAGGGGGCCCTGCTTTGCGTGATGGATGAACGCGGCAAGGTTATGTCCTCCCCGCAGTTTTCTGACAAGCTGGGCGAATGGCGCGACAACGGGCGTCAGGATCTGGCGATTGTGATCGGCGGCGCGGATGGCATTGACCCCAGCCTGCGGGCCAAAGCCGACTTTGCGATTTCCTTCGGCAAGATGGTCTGGCCGCATATGCTGGTGCGGGTGATGCTGTCCGAACAGCTTTACCGTGCGGCCTCCATTCAGGCGGGCAGCCCCTACCATCGGGTCTGA
- a CDS encoding S41 family peptidase, which translates to MKRFLMAALGGTLAGVIATTQVAGPLLAQENDAQTNVYEQLDLFGDIFERIRAQYVEEVDEKELIEAAINGMLTSLDPHSSYLSPDDAADMRVQTRGEFGGLGIEVTQEEGFVKVVSPIDGTPASEAGVEAGDFITHVDGDTLLGLTLDEAVELMRGPVGSETIITVVREGEPEPFDISIIRDTIKLTAVRTRTEGNTVVLRVTTFNDQTYPNLKDGLEKAAADLGGLDNVDGIVLDLRNNPGGLLTQAIRVSDAFLESGEIVSTRGRNPAEGERYNAKEGDLAEGKPIVVLINGGSASASEIVAGALQDHRRAIVVGTKSFGKGSVQTVMPLRSNGAMRLTTARYYTPSGRSIQNLGVSPDIVVEQPRRTPEAEAAEEEARNSRSEADLRGSLSNDSLSEDEIQQIEDERAKAEEAAKLREDDYQLAYAVDLLKGLTALGSQD; encoded by the coding sequence ATGAAACGATTTCTGATGGCCGCATTGGGCGGCACTCTGGCCGGGGTGATTGCCACCACCCAGGTCGCGGGCCCGCTGCTGGCGCAGGAAAACGATGCGCAAACCAATGTCTATGAACAGCTGGATCTGTTTGGCGACATCTTTGAACGGATCCGCGCGCAATATGTTGAAGAAGTTGATGAGAAAGAGCTGATCGAAGCCGCGATTAACGGCATGCTCACCTCGCTTGATCCCCATTCCAGCTACCTGTCGCCCGATGATGCCGCCGATATGCGCGTGCAGACCCGCGGTGAATTTGGCGGCCTTGGCATTGAGGTCACCCAGGAAGAGGGTTTCGTCAAAGTGGTCTCGCCCATCGATGGCACCCCGGCCAGCGAAGCAGGTGTTGAGGCCGGTGATTTCATCACCCATGTCGACGGTGACACGCTGCTGGGCCTGACCCTGGACGAAGCAGTGGAACTGATGCGCGGCCCGGTGGGCAGCGAAACCATCATCACCGTTGTGCGCGAAGGTGAGCCTGAGCCCTTCGACATCTCAATCATCCGTGACACCATCAAGCTGACCGCCGTGCGCACCCGCACCGAAGGCAACACCGTTGTGCTGCGGGTCACCACCTTCAACGATCAGACCTACCCCAACCTCAAGGACGGGCTGGAAAAAGCGGCCGCAGATCTGGGCGGGCTCGACAATGTTGATGGCATCGTTCTGGACCTGCGCAACAACCCCGGCGGCCTGCTGACTCAGGCAATCCGCGTCTCCGATGCCTTCCTGGAAAGCGGTGAGATTGTTTCGACCCGTGGCCGCAACCCGGCTGAGGGCGAACGCTATAACGCCAAAGAAGGTGACTTGGCCGAGGGCAAACCAATTGTAGTGCTGATCAACGGCGGATCCGCTTCGGCCTCTGAAATTGTGGCTGGCGCCCTGCAGGATCACCGCCGCGCCATTGTTGTGGGCACCAAAAGCTTCGGCAAAGGCTCGGTTCAGACCGTGATGCCGCTGCGCTCCAACGGGGCCATGCGCCTGACCACCGCGCGCTATTACACCCCTTCGGGCCGCTCGATCCAGAACCTGGGCGTGTCGCCTGACATCGTGGTCGAACAGCCGCGCCGTACCCCCGAAGCTGAGGCCGCAGAAGAAGAGGCGCGCAACAGCCGCTCCGAGGCGGATCTGCGCGGCTCGCTCTCCAACGACTCGCTCAGCGAAGATGAGATCCAGCAGATCGAAGACGAACGCGCCAAGGCCGAAGAAGCCGCCAAGCTGCGCGAAGACGACTATCAGCTGGCCTATGCCGTGGATCTGCTGAAAGGCCTGACCGCGCTGGGGTCGCAGGACTAA
- a CDS encoding helix-turn-helix transcriptional regulator, which produces MEIVVRLDVMLALRKMKSRELAERIGISEQNLSLLKSGKVKGVRFETLARICDVLECQPGDLLEAVPLSE; this is translated from the coding sequence ATGGAAATTGTGGTGCGTCTGGATGTGATGCTGGCCCTGCGCAAGATGAAATCACGAGAACTGGCAGAGCGGATTGGTATTTCCGAACAGAACCTTTCGCTTTTGAAATCTGGCAAGGTCAAAGGCGTGCGGTTTGAGACACTGGCGCGGATCTGTGATGTGCTGGAGTGCCAGCCGGGGGACCTGTTGGAGGCTGTGCCCCTATCCGAATGA